The genomic window GGCGCATTCGCCCAGGGCACAGCTCCAGACCCCGGATGACCTGCCGCcccagatgcagatgcagatgcagatgcagacgAGTGGTGACCCAGGGCTCCCGCCTCAGCACCGCGGAGCGTCTCGAGCAGCGCGCGAGCGCCAACGGGCCACATGTCCCGAGGCCCCTGGGGAGGAACTTGTCCCTGCAGGATCTGCTGCACCGTGACGGGAGCTCCGTAAAACGAGGCGTTGGCGTCCTTGCGCTCCacgacgacggtgccgtcgACCTGGATGCCGGCATAGAACCCCCTCGACTTGACGTACGAGAAGACGGGCTTGAAGGCGCTGGTACTGAGACTCCGGCGCTTCGAGTCCTTGGACGCCGCCCCCGCGTCGGGCTTGAGCGCACTCGAGGGCTGGGCTTCGGCGGCTGCGGGCTGCGCGTCCGAAGCCGCGGTGGCCttgctgtccttgtcgtctCTCCCGCGCTGCACGGCGGTGCCGAAATCCACGGCGCCCCCGGCACCATAGGGcccggccacgacggccaagTCGCTCCCGAGGCTAACGCGGGTGTTCATGAATGCGGCAAGGGCCTCCctgctgttgatgacgcAGACGCAGTCGTAAATGTCGAGGCCGATCTGGAAGCCTCCGCCGACGGAGTGCACCTGGATGCCCGAGGGCGGGCTCCACGATCCATCGGGCAGCCGCGCAATCAGGACGCCAGAGCCCGTGGCGCCAGAGACCTGGAAGCCAGCACGGAGAgtggtgaagatggcgaggccgactGCTTTGGAAATAACCTTGGGCGGGATGGTGACAATGACGCGGTTCTTGGGCTTCTCCTTGGTCGGGTCAATGACGCCGCTGCTAGACTCGTGGGCTTTCGGATCGGTAGAGGTTGGGGGTTGGCCGGCCCCGGGGTCAGCATAGACACCTTTGGCTGCGGGAATGTGTGTGTTAGTTTTGGAACGGGCCAGGTGCTTCTTTGTGTTGTACATACTGCAGAAAGATCTCAGGATGGCGGCTGACTTGTCGCATTCTTTGTCCAGGGTCTCGGGCAAGAAGCTTTGGCTGCCGAGCTTGTGGGCAAGGCTGTTGATGGGAGCGGCAGCTCCGGCACTAACAAAGTGCTTGAAGCGATCGCCCCAGCCGGACTTTTTGGGAGCAGTTTGTGAgggttgctgctgcggcggctgctggtgTTGAGGCTGTTGTGGTTGCTGGTGAGCGTACGACGATGCCGGACCTGGATGCCCCGTCGGTGTTTGGGCGTCATGTTGAGCTGTCGGGGGCGGGGCAAAGGCTGGATTGGCGGGATTGTATGCTGGTATGGCATATGcgctctgctgctgctggtaaGACTGCTTGTCATCGGCCGAAGCGGGCGGCGGAGGGGGGAAGGagggctgctgttgctgctgttgatgctgttgctgctgttgatgctgctggtgagACTGCGTCTCATCGACTGCATgtggagctggcggcggcggaggaaagtatggttgctgctgctgctgctgctgctgcacgTGAGGCTGCTTCTCGTCGGCCGGACCTGGTGGAGGAGGGAAATACTGCTGCTggtctggctgctgctggggaTGCGGCTGATACTGCTGAGCGAGAGGCTGCTGCaaatgttgctgctgttgctgctgctgctcaggCGGACCCTGCTGTGACGGAGGAGggccaggcggcggcggcgggtaGTAGGTGTTGCCACTGAGCTCGGCAGCACTCTCGCCGGACTTTTCATTGCTGGACATGGTGGCGGCGAGTTTTTACACGACGACGATACGATTGCACAAGTGCGTTGGGGTGATTTGGTTCCAGGCAAGGCGAGCGGCGGGTTATATGTCGCCATTTGTCACTTGAAACTTGAACAATCGGCCCAGCCTTAGACGTCTGGTGGGCCACGCGGGCGGCCGCTCACCACTGATGTCATTGTGTGTGGCTGAGGGGGCACATTGATTCGACGGCCTGGCGCAGCATCAATGCCACCGGGCCTTTGCAGTTGGCCTTTGGCGTGACCGTTGGAGGCCAGGACCCTGTTGATCACCCAGACTCATCCCGGCCAAATAGCGGCACGGCTCGTCTACAAATAGGCTGCCCCGTCGGCCGCGACGCTGATACACGATAGATGGGCAAGTGCCATGAAACAAGTACAAAGCCGCCGCCCGCTTGGCAGAGACGAAACATTCGATTGACAATTCCTCCGAGTGCGGCCGTCAGCACCGCCGCACCAATGGCGTCATGCACGCCAAACTCCGAGACCGTCTCGCCGACCACCACGTTATCTGCCACGTTCTGACCCTTTGTCATCGGCCGCAGCATTCTTGCTCTGGCCCCCATCGGcgtgccaaaaaaaaaaaaagaaaaaaaggagagaaagaaaCTCCGAAGCGAGGCAAactcaccaccatcatcatcatcctcctccccctcctcctcccacgCCCACACATCGCCAGCACACACAATGACGGTCGACGACACGCTCTCCCTCCCCCGCATCCTGTGCctgcacggcggcggcgtcaacGGCACCGTCTTCCGGCTGCAGTGCCGCGCCATCATCGCGCAGCTCGGCCACCGGTTCCGCTTCGTCTTCATGGACGCGCCCTACACGTCCCGGCCGCACCGCGACATCGTCACCGTCTACGGCGACTTCGCCCCCTTCTACCGCTGGCTCGCGTGGAGCCGCGAGGAGCCGGGCCTGCCGCCGTGGGCGCGCGCCGGCGACGTCATGGACGCGTgcctggccgccatggagcgcgacgccggcgacgggccgtgggcggcggtgctgggcTTCTCGCAGGGCGCCAAGGTGGCCGCGAGCCTGCTGTGGGCGCAGCAGCGCGCCGACGAGGTCCTGGGCCCCGGCCGCGCCAGGACCGCCTTCCGCTTCGCCGTGCTGATGGCCGGCAGCGCCCCCGTCCTGCACCTCGACCTGCgcctgccgccgcccccgccgcacgTCGCCAGCCCCGACGCCTTCAGCACCGACTTCACCGACTACCCGGACCCCGGCGCGCCCCCGAGCGGCCTCCACGTCCTGCGCCTGCCCACCCTGCACGTCCACGGCCTGCAGGACCCGGGCATCCAGAGGCACCGCTGCCTGCTCGAGCGCTACTGCATGCCCGCCACTGCCCGCCTCGTCGAGTGGGATGCCGGCCACCGCCTGCCCGTCAAGACGGCCGatgtcaaggccgtcgtcaCCGAGGTTCTGCGCCTGGCGCGGGAGACGGGCGCCATTCCGCCAGACGTTGACGCGTTATAGAATCGGCATACCGGAACGTGGCATGGATAGAATAGAGGCTTGACTCTCGGACCGGCAATCTTTGACGCCATTATTTTCACATCGTTTTTcattttaaaaaaaaacaatacTATAGGCGGCGTGGGCTTCGTGTGGCTAtagaggatgaagaaacaAAACGTGGATAATCCATCTGCCGCCTTGGTGCTTTCATGTCTTCAGAGACACATCGACCCTCGTGCCGTCACGCATGCCCCATGCTTACGCCTACAACATTAGACAGTCCAGCACCAGTACATTCTCATATTCAGGACGgaagaaacattgaaccttcTACACCACCATTGTCTACATACGCACTCGCACACGCACCCCCTCTCTAGTCCCGCGACACTCGCGTGCTTATTATCCGCTCCCCCCCGTCATGCCATGTCATGCCATGCAATTTATGCTCGGCCATCGCCAATGCGGAAACCAACTAGATAATAAAAATAGAATATAAGCCCACCAAACTCCGAGCTCTTCGTTTCAATACAAGAAAAGGCTACATGTCTGTACAAACAAGAGTAGAATCGtgcagagagagagaaaaaaattaCGTCTTGTCTTGGCTCATAGTCTTGCTGTAAAAAAAGGGGGTGGCTACCATGTCTCATGTCCGTCTGTACCCCAACGATCTCAACCGGTCACAGTTTGGCTTGGGATACCGGTTCGCCTGttccatcttctccacgTCCTCGTAGAACCAGCCCATGGCATCCTCCCgcaggcggcgctgggcaaTATTTTCGTGCTCGCACTTATTGTCCAGGAAGCGGATGAAATTGGCCTCGGCCGTATGATCCAGCTGCGCGAGCTTGGACTTGCTAAACGACTGGACGTCCTTGGGGTTGACAAAATACTTGACCTTGTGGTTGGGCGTGTAGCGTCTCTCCGTGTACGGCGGCTGGGGATCGTCGTATCGCATGGGAACCGAGGAGCCCGAGGACCCGCCCGTAAACAGGGACGAGAGCATgggcaagatgaagaagatcaATATCGGCAGCAGAGTCATCAGGTTCTGCAGCCCGCCCTGTTGTTGCTCGGCCTCTTGCGCCTCCCGCGGTCGTCGCCTCGGTCTCGCGCCGCCAAACTGGTGGACCCGGatgccagggccgccgccgaggttgAAGACAAACTGGGGTCCTGTGTCGAACGCTGCTCCGTCAGTACACGCTGTTCCGGGCTCGAAGCACCATGGGGTCAATGTCGGTATCTCACCTCCGAacgggccgccgccgccgaatccgccgccgccgccaaagaacCTCGCAAACATCTCCTCTGGGCTGAGCTCTTCCTCCCACatgcccgcgccgccgcggcccaTGCCCCCCGACGCCTGCCGCGAGGCAAATCCCGCAAACGGATTCTGCGCCTGTGCCGCGGCAAATCTGCTGTCCGGGTCGGTGCCGAACCTGTCATACTTTTCTCGTTTCTCCTTGTCGCCCAGGATGCCAAACGCTCGGCTGACCATCTTGAAGGCCTCGTCGGCGTGCTCGTGGCCATTTTTATCCGGATGGGTCAAAAGGGACTGTTTTCGATAGGCCTTCTTGATGTCCGCTTCCGTGCAGGTCGTCTTGACGCTTTCCAGTGCCAGGATGTCGTAAAATGCGGTGCCCTTGCATTTCCGAATACGTATGACGGCCGCCTTTTGATCCTCTGTGTACGCTCGCCCCTGGTTTCCTTGATTGTGATCGCGGGAACGAGCCGACGAGTCGCCGCCCGGCTTCGCCCCGGATGCTGTAGCGCTAGGCATCGATGGGGAGGTGGAAGGCGTAGGGATAGTTGTCGTCGGTGTATCCGCTTATGGAACGTGCGAGCTTTTCGAAACTTTGCCTGATGTCGGCGCAAACGGGCGTGCGCGTCCGTCGGTCAGGCTGGCTGGCGGAATTCGATCCAACGCCGCTTCCTGCAAGGCGGGCAGGCAGAAGGGGCTCCTGGAGCGGCAGAAGGAGCGTTGGTGTCTGTCCAACACGAAACCGGTTCGGCAATGAAATTCGACGCTGATTTGGGTGGAAATCGCCAAGATTCTGGCATGCAAACAATTCGAATGCCCTGCTGCCCCGATGCAAATGCAAAATAGCAAAATGACGGATGGATGCGTTGTCGTACTAGAGACGGAATTCTGTCCACAATAATTTGGTAGCCTGCGGGCCGTTCGAGACGCTAGAGCCACCAAGGCGAACTGGCCTGGGGAACGCCCATCCGTCGAACCGCCACGTGATGGTGAGATGCCTACCCGGGAATTTAAATGCCTGTTTTTATGATTCGTCTCAAAAGGTTATTACCGTCCTGCAAAAGTGCGTGTAAGACAGAGTAATGAATAGTCGGTTTAATTCTTTATTTTATCTTTTTatagttttcttttttttaaaaaaattcttTGCTGCAAAGTTGGATTTTCCAACGTAAAAGTAAGCAATGCATCAAAGACACCTCTGCAGCAGGCCGCTACCTACACGTAACTTCGTCATAACTGGCTCGAACACAAATATACCCTGTAGTTTTCATTGCTCAATTCCAGTACCCAAAATCGACATGATATAGGAATTGTACGCCGATATATACCTAAGTACACATGGCTAAACCCCAAATAATCCAAGAGGCAGACTGCAGACTGCAGACGATTTACGTACCCGTTACTACATGCAAGTCCGGCCTGTTCATCTATCAAAGTCACGTGACCACATACAACTTTTGGTCAACCTCAGTCCACCCCGACACACCTATCTCGCGACTGACAGTCTGCGCAGTCACCGACTCCCAGATCCAAAATGCAAGCCACTCGAGCGCTGTTGAAGCGCTCCGTGTGGAAAGGTACGCATCGACGCCCCCCCAAAACCGCCGAAAAGGAAGCCCAATTGCTGATTACAACCGCACAGGACCACACCTTGTTCCGT from Metarhizium brunneum chromosome 2, complete sequence includes these protein-coding regions:
- the citA gene encoding Esterase citA, yielding MTVDDTLSLPRILCLHGGGVNGTVFRLQCRAIIAQLGHRFRFVFMDAPYTSRPHRDIVTVYGDFAPFYRWLAWSREEPGLPPWARAGDVMDACLAAMERDAGDGPWAAVLGFSQGAKVAASLLWAQQRADEVLGPGRARTAFRFAVLMAGSAPVLHLDLRLPPPPPHVASPDAFSTDFTDYPDPGAPPSGLHVLRLPTLHVHGLQDPGIQRHRCLLERYCMPATARLVEWDAGHRLPVKTADVKAVVTEVLRLARETGAIPPDVDAL